A segment of the Sphingobacteriaceae bacterium genome:
GAAAATCATTTGAAATTTTATCAATGATTTTCATTCTTTCTGTCATCAGTATTCTTGGTGACAGTTCCATAAAATTTTGATGTGTTTTACTTTTCAAATGAAGATATTTACTACCGAGTTTTATTTTACATCCACATTCACAAATATATGTTTGTTTTTTCTTTTCAATGCATTTTTTAATTGTTTCGCGTACTGCGTTTTTACGTTCCTCATCGGTTGTATGTAACGTCATATTGCGAGTGTTATTTATTGTTGGTGCTTCCGTGGTATATTCAAAAATATATTTCTCATTTGTAGACTTCGATATACCAGATTTCACACCATTTAATTTTTCGCATACCATTTTGATGATACCACAATTTATATTAAGATCTTTGGAACACGCATAAAGTGATTTATATATTTCAAATGTGTTCGTACTTACTTTTGTAGCTTTCACTAAATGCCGTTTTTGCATATTATCTCCTATTTTGAAATTTTTCAATACTTGCGATTTCTTGACATTCTCACCATGAGACAACAATTGTAAATTCTCTATTCTGTTATTCATTTTATTTTCATCTTTATGATCCACTACTAAAGCATTTGCAATGGGCCCATGTACATGCTGATAGATGATACGATGAAAGTTTGAACCAAACAACATATGATAGTCATTGTTTTTACGGCGAGTTTGAATTATCCTATTATTTTTTACGTTTATTACTCTACATTTTTGTATATTAATTTTATAACTGTCAAATGTTCTTTGATCTAATTCGCCGTTAATGTAGTGTTTCAAATTCTCGTAGCCCGTCAAGTCTGTTTCGTATTTCTCTATAT
Coding sequences within it:
- a CDS encoding HNH endonuclease, translating into MANIEKYETDLTGYENLKHYINGELDQRTFDSYKINIQKCRVINVKNNRIIQTRRKNNDYHMLFGSNFHRIIYQHVHGPIANALVVDHKDENKMNNRIENLQLLSHGENVKKSQVLKNFKIGDNMQKRHLVKATKVSTNTFEIYKSLYACSKDLNINCGIIKMVCEKLNGVKSGISKSTNEKYIFEYTTEAPTINNTRNMTLHTTDEERKNAVRETIKKCIEKKKQTYICECGCKIKLGSKYLHLKSKTHQNFMELSPRILMTERMKIIDKISNDFL